Proteins co-encoded in one uncultured Draconibacterium sp. genomic window:
- a CDS encoding DEAD/DEAH box helicase, translating into MSLFETMGLKAEILGAIQELGFENPTPIQEQTIPFLLENDQDMVALAQTGTGKTAAFGLPIVQQFDISVKAPQALILSPTRELALQIAKDLENFSKNIKGAKIATLYGGSDIRKQIKELESGAQIVVGTPGRTLDLIKRKKLKVNEIQWLVLDEADEMLSMGFKDDLDAILKDTPAEKQTLLFSATMPKEIVRIASTYMANPHEVTVGKRNTAAENVEHNYYLVHAKDRYIALKRIADINPNIYGIIFCRTRAETKDVADKLMQDGYNADALHGDLSQAQRDHVMSRFRSKHLQMLVATDVAARGLDVNDLTHVINYNLPDDPEVYIHRSGRTGRAGKKGISITLIHMREKGKLRGVEKKMGKQFTKVPVPQGKEICEKQLFNLIDRVEKVDVNDENIAEFMPVIYKKLAWLEREDLIKHFVSVEFNRFLQYYENAKDINVDEAREKESMRNDRGDRRRGGRDGRDRGDRENRERGDRGRGRRGNSGNMSRFFFSLGKKSGVNKRAIIDLINQNTPGKSIDIGSIEVLKGFSFFEIDSNYEKEITKAFKNARFRGQKVNIEVANKKK; encoded by the coding sequence ATGAGTTTATTCGAAACAATGGGGTTAAAAGCCGAAATCCTGGGGGCGATCCAGGAACTTGGTTTTGAGAATCCCACGCCAATCCAGGAACAAACAATTCCGTTTCTACTGGAAAACGATCAGGACATGGTTGCCTTGGCTCAAACAGGAACGGGAAAAACAGCGGCATTTGGCTTACCCATTGTTCAGCAGTTCGACATTTCGGTAAAAGCCCCACAGGCTTTAATACTTAGTCCGACACGCGAACTTGCTTTACAAATAGCAAAAGACCTCGAGAATTTCTCGAAAAATATTAAAGGAGCAAAAATTGCTACGTTATATGGCGGCTCCGACATCAGGAAACAGATTAAAGAGCTTGAGAGTGGTGCCCAAATTGTTGTGGGAACTCCAGGCCGTACACTCGACCTGATAAAAAGGAAGAAATTAAAAGTAAACGAAATCCAGTGGTTGGTACTCGACGAAGCCGACGAAATGCTTTCGATGGGTTTTAAAGACGACCTTGATGCCATTTTGAAAGATACTCCGGCAGAAAAACAGACACTGTTGTTTTCGGCAACAATGCCAAAAGAAATCGTACGAATTGCCAGTACATACATGGCTAATCCGCACGAAGTTACAGTGGGAAAAAGGAACACTGCCGCTGAAAACGTAGAGCACAACTATTACCTGGTACACGCCAAAGACCGTTACATTGCATTAAAACGTATTGCTGATATTAACCCGAACATTTACGGGATTATTTTCTGCCGCACACGTGCCGAAACTAAAGATGTGGCCGACAAATTAATGCAAGACGGATACAATGCCGACGCATTGCACGGCGATTTGTCGCAGGCACAACGCGACCACGTTATGTCTCGTTTCCGTAGCAAACACCTGCAAATGCTGGTAGCTACCGATGTGGCTGCTCGCGGACTGGATGTGAACGACCTGACTCACGTTATTAACTATAACCTGCCCGACGACCCTGAAGTGTATATTCACCGAAGCGGAAGGACAGGACGTGCCGGTAAAAAAGGAATCTCCATTACGCTGATCCACATGCGAGAGAAAGGAAAACTTCGCGGTGTGGAGAAGAAAATGGGCAAACAATTCACAAAAGTTCCGGTTCCGCAGGGAAAAGAAATTTGCGAAAAGCAGCTTTTCAACCTCATCGACCGTGTGGAAAAAGTGGATGTAAACGACGAGAATATTGCTGAGTTTATGCCGGTTATTTACAAAAAGCTGGCGTGGTTGGAACGCGAAGACCTGATCAAACACTTTGTATCGGTTGAGTTTAACCGCTTTTTACAATACTACGAAAACGCGAAAGATATTAACGTTGACGAAGCGCGCGAAAAAGAATCAATGCGTAACGATCGTGGTGACCGCCGCAGAGGAGGACGTGACGGACGCGATCGTGGTGACCGTGAAAACCGTGAACGCGGAGACCGTGGCAGAGGACGAAGAGGCAACAGTGGCAACATGTCGCGTTTCTTCTTCAGCCTGGGCAAAAAGAGCGGCGTAAACAAACGTGCAATCATCGACCTGATTAACCAGAACACACCGGG
- a CDS encoding outer membrane beta-barrel protein: MKYRKPMKRILQTQILLLLSLCFSGFEIKAQENDSIVPLENPKRFLRKIDISEVTHNGLKLWQDDFSGHWVGIDFGFNMLLNEDYSGYDSEFMDNDVFRSNSAYFNFLQQSIGLQKNRNTIGLITGLGLQLQSYRLEDNTTIVKASNGVISPEHLYFNENQKSKLAVEMITLPLLLEFQIPINHYDNRLFFSAGVVGSLRLSSHTKIKYKEEKKQKLKVVDDFSMHRFKYSVMVRTGYRWFNVFASYDLVPLFKTEKGPELTPFTFGITLLQL; encoded by the coding sequence ATGAAGTACAGAAAGCCCATGAAAAGAATACTTCAAACTCAGATACTCCTATTGCTTTCCCTTTGTTTTTCAGGTTTTGAAATAAAGGCGCAGGAAAACGACAGCATTGTTCCGTTAGAAAATCCGAAACGTTTTTTGCGTAAAATCGATATTTCGGAAGTTACTCATAACGGCTTGAAATTGTGGCAAGATGACTTTTCGGGGCATTGGGTAGGCATAGATTTTGGTTTTAATATGCTGCTTAACGAAGATTATTCCGGTTATGATTCGGAGTTTATGGATAACGATGTTTTTCGCTCGAATTCGGCGTATTTCAACTTTTTACAACAAAGTATTGGCTTGCAGAAAAACAGAAATACCATTGGGCTGATTACCGGGCTGGGGCTGCAATTGCAAAGTTATCGACTGGAAGATAATACGACTATTGTAAAAGCCAGTAATGGAGTGATCTCGCCCGAACACCTGTACTTTAACGAGAATCAGAAATCGAAACTGGCTGTTGAGATGATTACGCTGCCCTTGCTGCTCGAATTTCAGATTCCTATCAATCATTACGATAACCGCCTGTTTTTTTCGGCAGGTGTTGTGGGGAGTTTACGACTGAGTAGTCATACCAAAATAAAGTATAAGGAGGAGAAGAAGCAGAAATTAAAAGTGGTGGATGATTTTTCGATGCACCGTTTTAAATACTCGGTTATGGTGCGTACGGGTTACCGATGGTTTAATGTGTTTGCCAGCTACGATTTGGTGCCGCTGTTTAAAACCGAAAAAGGGCCGGAGCTTACGCCATTTACTTTTGGTATCACTTTGCTCCAATTATAA